In one window of Camelina sativa cultivar DH55 chromosome 15, Cs, whole genome shotgun sequence DNA:
- the LOC104745523 gene encoding histone acetyltransferase HAC5 isoform X2, giving the protein MAQGQNRNVLQPGQMQNPASSVSSQPNATTSRDNLGVRQDVLNKIYAWLQQRQPSKTDEVSKAKLFEIAKRLEHAMLRMAKSKEDYLDFRNFELRVESTLKLLTSQRLANASSSVSTMVQTPGVSHGWGQSHTATPMMDMSTVNSSSNHLSDATSETGRLLPNNRMNGGSINYGRQQLSAVGQMIPTPGFDSSANTDVYQSHRNEEYSRDSGKHLAAGSEFGNPSQLQRQRPTGSNDRMLYNTDHQLGGGFRSNLHQNTSGMTNIPLNAGVGMGGNNVHLATGARSSEGVLSSTNFSTLSQPLQQPVDQLKVSHVNRYSMSNANTFASGDLYGVITSSGSMETPVDMNSVSVNPMRRVDASFGSNQSSLQVVENNPLLKSQPYHQFENGNFQSSSNSKENLAQVSHRPLEHQFNQQAHHAQYQQQEHLMNNEAYRQSQLDSNLVSQVKHEPRVEYYNEAFQMQAINKVEPSTLQNQYKQNAVKDEYVGAQSAPVCSSQLKISPSFPPRTQQTPQMSQWKDLSNLSAGVQPVSGLGQWHSSSQNVTHISKNSSEERERFGVRFPMQHEGTNNSSFVRESTNCQNVAPKGTLEAPHLLEGSNALSKQLNGDSGLSYKNQRRWLLFLLHVRKCNAAEDNCESKYCFTTKTLLKHINDCKSPACAYQFCLQTRKLIHHYKHCRDEACPVCVFVKSFKEKQKEKFTFLQRAEPTPASSNHGPKESFESMRTSNGRDSKAAFVVDDLQPAPKRLKVEKPSQFAYHDTQSIPATMSAGVSEGHFSMGSQEKDRLQSDVSKTVRTNVPMNADSSDSSRRLVPVSRELEKPVCNDTPMGRRGGGDSALDVKNVFSEQEKPKRTNEISAPKEEKAEQSVGVVSVSNNGKSKIKGVSLIELFTPEQVEEHIRGLRQWVGQSKTKAEKNKAMGLSMSENSCQLCAVERLAFEPTPIYCTPCGARVKRNAMHYTVVVGESRHYVCIPCYNEARANTVSVDGTSVPKSRFEKKKNDEEVEESWVQCDKCQAWQHQICALFNGRRNHGQAEYTCPNCYIQEVEQGERKPVSQSVILGANSLPASTLSNHLEQRLFKKLKQERQERARLQGKSYEEVPGADSLIIRVVASVDKILEVKPRFLDIFREDNYSSEFPYKSKAVLLFQKIEGVEVCLFGMYVQEFGTDSASPNQRRVYLSYLDSVKYFRPDVKTVSGEALRTFVYHEILIGYLDYCKKRGFSSCYIWACPPLKGEDYILYCHPEIQKTPKTDKLREWYLAMLKKASKEKVVVECTNFYDHFFVQSGECRAKVTAARLPYFDGDYWPGAAEDLIDQMSQEEDGKRSNRKLMPKKVISKRALKAVGQLDLSVNASKDLLLMHKLGEIILPMKEDFIMVHLQHCCKHCCTLMVSGNRWVCNQCKNFQICDKCHEVEENRVEKEKHPVNQKEKHALYPVTIDDVPTVIKDNDDILESEFFDTRQAFLSLCQGNHYQYDTLRRAKHSSMMILYHLHNPTVPAFATACVICQQELETAQGWRCEVCPDYDVCNACYSKGINHPHSLISRPSATDSVVQNTQTNQIQAAQLRELLLHVMTCVSGQCQYPRCRMTKLLVRHGLACKTRGCPHCKKMWGLFRLHARNCRDPQCKVAKCKELRAHFSRKQQQADSRRRAAVMEMVRQRAADATAPTPD; this is encoded by the exons ATGGCTCAGGGGCAGAATAGGAATGTTCTTCAGCCAGGACAGATGCAGAATCCTGCTTCCAGTGTTTCTTCTCAGCCTAATGCCACCACATCTCGTGATAATCTCGGCGTACGGCAGGATGTGCTCAACAAAAT CTACGCTTGGTTACAGCAGAGGCAACCTTCAAAGACTGATGAGGTCTCCAAGGCTAAGTTATTTGAGATTGCCAAACGGTTAGAGCATGCAATGTTGAGAATGGCTAAGTCTAAG GAGGACTACttagattttagaaattttgagCTTCGCGTAGAGTCTACTTTGAAACTACTAACTAGCCAGCGCCTCGCTAATGCTTCAAGCTCGGTCAGTACGATGGTTCAGACACCTGGGGTTTCGCATGGATGGGGTCAGAGTCATACGGCCACCCCTATGATGGATATGAGCACAGTCAATAGTAGTAGTAATCACTTATCAGATGCAACTAGCGAAACTGGAAGGCTATTGCCAAATAATCGCATGAACGGAG GTTCAATAAATTATGGTCGTCAGCAATTATCTGCAGTTGGCCAGATGATTCCTACTCCTGGATTTGACAGTAGTGCTAATACTGATGTATATCAGTCTCATCGAAATGAAGAATATTCTAGAGATTCTGGCAAGCATCTGGCTGCTGGCTCTGAATTTGGAAATCCATCTCAGCTGCAGAGGCAACGTCCTACTGGTTCAAATGACCGTATGCTTTACAACACTGATCACCAGTTGGGAGGTGGTTTCAGGTCAAATCTTCACCAAAATACATCTGGGATGACCAATATTCCTCTAAATGCTGGTGTAGGGATGGGCGGGAACAATGTACACCTTGCTACTGGGGCCAGGAGTTCTGAAGGGGTCCTCAGTTCTACGAATTTTTCAACTTTATCCCAACCCTTACAGCAGCCTGTCGATCAGTTGAAGGTGTCACATGTGAACA GATACTCAATGAGCAACGCTAATACTTTTGCGTCTGGGGATCTCTACGGAGTTATAACATCATCTGGCTCAATGGAAACTCCTGTGGATATGAATTCAGTGAGCGTAAATCCTATGCGGAGAGTTGATGCTTCCTTCGGTAGTAACCAGTCAAGCCTGCAAGTAGTGGAAAACAATCCATTGCTAAAATCTCAACCATATCATCAGTTCGAGAATGGGAATTTCCAATCTTCTTCCAATTCCAAAGAAAATTTGGCTCAGGTGAGTCATCGACCATTAGAACATCAATTCAACCAACAAGCTCATCATGCTCAATACCAGCAACAAGAGCACTTAATGAACAATGAAGCTTATCGTCAATCTCAGCTAGATTCAAATTTAGTTAGTCAAGTTAAGCATGAACCTCGCGTGGAATACTACAATGAAGCTTTTCAGATGCAGGCTATAAACAAAGTAGAACCATCCACGCTGCAAAACCAGTACAAGCAGAACGCTGTCAAAGACGAGTATGTTGGTGCTCAGAGTGCACCGGTTTGTAGTAGCCAGCTAAAGATTTCTCCATCATTTCCACCACGAACTCAACAGACGCCGCAGATGTCACAATGGAAAGATTTGAGCAACCTCTCAGCTGGAGTGCAGCCAGTATCAGGTTTGGGTCAGTGGCATTCATCTTCGCAGAACGTGAcccatatatcaaaaaattctAGTGAAGAGAGAGAACGTTTTGGGGTAAGATTTCCTATGCAGCATGAAGGAACTAATAATAGTTCGTTTGTAAGAGAGTCTACAAACTGCCAGAATGTTGCTCCTAAAGGCACCTTGGAGGCTCCACATCTCCTAGAAGGAAGCAACGCCTTGAGTAAACAGCTGAATGGAGATAGTGGTCTAAGTTACAAAAATCAGAGGCGGTGGCTTTTGTTCCTGCTACATGTACGAAAATGCAATGCTGCAGAAGATAACTGTGAAAGCAAGTATTGTTTTACTACCAAAACGCTACTGAAACATATCAATGACTGCAAGTCCCCTGCTTGCGCATATCAATTTTGTCTTCAAACCCGAAAATTGATTCATCATTACAAGCACTGCAGGGATGAAGCATGCCCAGTCTGTGTTTTTGTCAAAAGCTTCaaggagaaacaaaaagaaaaatttacgTTCCTCCAAAGAGCTGAGCCTACCCCAGCTAGTTCAAACCATGGACCCAAGGAATCTTTTGAGTCTATGCGTACTTCTAATGGAAGAGACTCTAAAGCTGCGtttgttgttgatgatttgCAACCTGCTCCGAAGCGCCTGAAAGTAGAGAAACCCTCCCAATTTGCTTATCATGACACACAGAGCATCCCAGCGACAATGTCTGCTGGTGTAAGTGAAGGTCATTTTTCAATGGGTTCGCAAGAGAAGGATAGGCTACAAAGTGATGTTAGTAAAACGGTCAGAACAAATGTGCCTATGAATGCAGATAGTTCTGATTCTTCAAGGAGGCTTGTTCCAGTTTCACGTGAGCTGGAAAAGCCTGTTTGCAACGATACTCCCATGGGAAGACGTGGTGGTGGTGACTCTGCACTAGATGTTAAAAATGTTTTCTCAGAGCAAGAAAAACCAAAGCGTACAAACGAAATAAGCGCACCCAAAGAAGAGAAAGCGGAACAGTCTGTGGGTGTTGTATCTGTGTCTAATAACGggaaatcaaagatcaaaggaGTCTCACTGATTGAGCTGTTCACTCCAGAGCAAGTAGAGGAGCATATCCGTGGTCTTCGTCAGTGGGTAGGCCAG aGTAAAACCAAggcagaaaaaaataaagcaatgGGACTCTCCATGTCTGAGAACTCTTGCCAGTTATGTGCTGTTGAGAGGCTTGCATTTGAGCCAACACCTATTTACTGCACACCTTGTGGTGCACGTGTCAAGAGAAATGCTATGCACTATACGGTTGTGGTTGGTGAGTCACGGCATTATGTCTGCATTCCTTGTTACAACGAAGCGCGTGCAAACACTGTTTCTGTTGATGGAACTTCTGTGCCGAAGTCAaggtttgagaagaagaaaaatgatgaagagGTTGAAGAATCG TGGGTGCAGTGTGATAAATGTCAAGCATGGCAGCATCAAATCTGTGCTTTGTTCAACGGCCGTAGGAATCATGGGCAAGCAGAGTACACTTGCCCTAATTGCTATATACAAGAAGTGGAACAAGGAGAAAGGAAACCAGTATCGCAAAGTGTTATTCTGGGAGCAAATAGCTTGCCAGCCAGTACTCTTAGCAACCATTTAGAACAGCGGTTGTTCAAGAAATTGAAGCAGGAAAGACAGGAGAGGGCTAGACTTCAAGGAAAAAGCTATGAGGAG GTCCCCGGAGCCGACTCGCTTATTATCAGAGTTGTGGCATCTGTCGACAAAATACTAGAAGTAAAGCCACGTTTCCTTGACATTTTTCGAGAAGATAATTACTCATCAGAATTCCCTTATAAGTCTAAG gcCGTTCTGTTGTTTCAAAAGATTGAAGGTGTTGAAGTATGCTTATTTGGCATGTACGTCCAGGAATTTGGAACAGATTCTGCGTCTCCCAATCAACGACGGGTATACCTTTCCTATCTGGACTCAGTTAAGTACTTCAGACCTGACGTTAAAACAGTGTCTGGAGAAGCCCTCCGTACGTTCGTATACCATGAAATTCTG ATTGGTTACCTTGATTACTGTAAGAAACGTGGGTTTTCAAGCTGCTATATATGGGCATGCCCTCCTCTTAAGGGTGAAGATTATATTCTATATTGCCATCCTGAAATTCAGAAAACGCCAAAGACTGACAAACTTAGGGAATG GTATTTAGCAATGCTAAAGAAAGCTTCCAAGGAAAAAGTGGTCGTTGAGTGTACAAACTTCTATGACCATTTTTTCGTCCAGTCTGGTGAATGTAGAGCTAAGGTAACAGCAGCAAGGTTGCCATATTTTGATGGCGACTACTGGCCAGGTGCCGCTGAGGATTTAATAGATCAAATGAGCCAAGAAGAGGATGGCAAAAGGTCTAATCGAAA ATTAATGCCCAAAAAGGTCATATCGAAAAGAGCTCTAAAAGCAGTAGGTCAGTTGGACCTTTCTGTTAATGCCTCGAAGGATCTCCTGCTGATGCATAAA CTGGGTGAGATCATTCTCCCAATGAAGGAAGATTTCATCATGGTTCATTTGCAACATTGTTGCAAACATTGTTGCACTCTCATGGTGTCTGGAAATCGTTGGGTGTGCAACCAGTGTAAAAATTTCCAGATTTGTGACAA GTGTCATGAAGTGGAAGAGAACCGTGTGGAAAAGGAGAAACATCCCGTCAATCAGAAGGAGAAGCATGCACTATATCCT GTTACCATTGATGACGTTCCTACTGTAATTAAGGACAATGATGACATCCTCGAGAGCGAATTCTTTGATACTAGGCAAGCTTTTCTGAGTCTTTGCCAAGGTAATCACTATCAGTATGACACACTAAGGCGGGCAAAACACTCTTCTATGATGATTCTCTATCATCTTCACAATCCAACCGTCCCTGCATTTGCAACGGCATGTGTCATCTGCCAGCAAGAACTTGAAACTGCTCAAGGTTGGCGTTGCGAAGTTTGCCCTGACTATGATGTTTGCAATGCTTGCTACTCAAAAGGCATCAACCATCCACATAGCCTCATTAGCCGTCCATCTGCGACAGATTCTGTTgtacaaaacacacaaaccaatcAAATTCAGGCTGCCCAG TTGAGAGAGCTGTTGCTACACGTGATGACATGCGTTAGTGGCCAGTGCCAGTATCCAAGGTGTCGCATGACTAAGCTTCTCGTCAGGCATGGTCTTGCATGCAAGACCAGAGGTTGCCCACATTGTAAGAAAATGTGGGGCCTCTTCCGACTGCATGCCCGAAACTGCAGAGATCCCCAATGCAAAGTAGCCAAATGCAA AGAATTGAGAGCTCATTTTAGTAGAAAGCAGCAACAAGCAGATTCAAGACGCAGAGCAGCGGTGATGGAGATGGTGCGGCAGAGAGCTGCTGATGCAACAGCCCCCACTCCTGACTGA
- the LOC104745523 gene encoding histone acetyltransferase HAC5 isoform X1 — MAQGQNRNVLQPGQMQNPASSVSSQPNATTSRDNLGVRQDVLNKIYAWLQQRQPSKTDEVSKAKLFEIAKRLEHAMLRMAKSKEDYLDFRNFELRVESTLKLLTSQRLANASSSVSTMVQTPGVSHGWGQSHTATPMMDMSTVNSSSNHLSDATSETGRLLPNNRMNGGSINYGRQQLSAVGQMIPTPGFDSSANTDVYQSHRNEEYSRDSGKHLAAGSEFGNPSQLQRQRPTGSNDRMLYNTDHQLGGGFRSNLHQNTSGMTNIPLNAGVGMGGNNVHLATGARSSEGVLSSTNFSTLSQPLQQPVDQLKVSHVNRYSMSNANTFASGDLYGVITSSGSMETPVDMNSVSVNPMRRVDASFGSNQSSLQVVENNPLLKSQPYHQFENGNFQSSSNSKENLAQVSHRPLEHQFNQQAHHAQYQQQEHLMNNEAYRQSQLDSNLVSQVKHEPRVEYYNEAFQMQAINKVEPSTLQNQYKQNAVKDEYVGAQSAPVCSSQLKISPSFPPRTQQTPQMSQWKDLSNLSAGVQPVSGLGQWHSSSQNVTHISKNSSEERERFGVRFPMQHEGTNNSSFVRESTNCQNVAPKGTLEAPHLLEGSNALSKQLNGDSGLSYKNQRRWLLFLLHVRKCNAAEDNCESKYCFTTKTLLKHINDCKSPACAYQFCLQTRKLIHHYKHCRDEACPVCVFVKSFKEKQKEKFTFLQRAEPTPASSNHGPKESFESMRTSNGRDSKAAFVVDDLQPAPKRLKVEKPSQFAYHDTQSIPATMSAGVSEGHFSMGSQEKDRLQSDVSKTVRTNVPMNADSSDSSRRLVPVSRELEKPVCNDTPMGRRGGGDSALDVKNVFSEQEKPKRTNEISAPKEEKAEQSVGVVSVSNNGKSKIKGVSLIELFTPEQVEEHIRGLRQWVGQSKTKAEKNKAMGLSMSENSCQLCAVERLAFEPTPIYCTPCGARVKRNAMHYTVVVGESRHYVCIPCYNEARANTVSVDGTSVPKSRFEKKKNDEEVEESWVQCDKCQAWQHQICALFNGRRNHGQAEYTCPNCYIQEVEQGERKPVSQSVILGANSLPASTLSNHLEQRLFKKLKQERQERARLQGKSYEEVPGADSLIIRVVASVDKILEVKPRFLDIFREDNYSSEFPYKSKAVLLFQKIEGVEVCLFGMYVQEFGTDSASPNQRRVYLSYLDSVKYFRPDVKTVSGEALRTFVYHEILIGYLDYCKKRGFSSCYIWACPPLKGEDYILYCHPEIQKTPKTDKLREWYLAMLKKASKEKVVVECTNFYDHFFVQSGECRAKVTAARLPYFDGDYWPGAAEDLIDQMSQEEDGKRSNRKLMPKKVISKRALKAVGQLDLSVNASKDLLLMHKLGEIILPMKEDFIMVHLQHCCKHCCTLMVSGNRWMCNQCKNFQICDKCHEVEENRVEKEKHPVNQKEKHALYPVTIDDVPTVIKDNDDILESEFFDTRQAFLSLCQGNHYQYDTLRRAKHSSMMILYHLHNPTVPAFATACVICQQELETAQGWRCEVCPDYDVCNACYSKGINHPHSLISRPSATDSVVQNTQTNQIQAAQLRELLLHVMTCVSGQCQYPRCRMTKLLVRHGLACKTRGCPHCKKMWGLFRLHARNCRDPQCKVAKCKELRAHFSRKQQQADSRRRAAVMEMVRQRAADATAPTPD; from the exons ATGGCTCAGGGGCAGAATAGGAATGTTCTTCAGCCAGGACAGATGCAGAATCCTGCTTCCAGTGTTTCTTCTCAGCCTAATGCCACCACATCTCGTGATAATCTCGGCGTACGGCAGGATGTGCTCAACAAAAT CTACGCTTGGTTACAGCAGAGGCAACCTTCAAAGACTGATGAGGTCTCCAAGGCTAAGTTATTTGAGATTGCCAAACGGTTAGAGCATGCAATGTTGAGAATGGCTAAGTCTAAG GAGGACTACttagattttagaaattttgagCTTCGCGTAGAGTCTACTTTGAAACTACTAACTAGCCAGCGCCTCGCTAATGCTTCAAGCTCGGTCAGTACGATGGTTCAGACACCTGGGGTTTCGCATGGATGGGGTCAGAGTCATACGGCCACCCCTATGATGGATATGAGCACAGTCAATAGTAGTAGTAATCACTTATCAGATGCAACTAGCGAAACTGGAAGGCTATTGCCAAATAATCGCATGAACGGAG GTTCAATAAATTATGGTCGTCAGCAATTATCTGCAGTTGGCCAGATGATTCCTACTCCTGGATTTGACAGTAGTGCTAATACTGATGTATATCAGTCTCATCGAAATGAAGAATATTCTAGAGATTCTGGCAAGCATCTGGCTGCTGGCTCTGAATTTGGAAATCCATCTCAGCTGCAGAGGCAACGTCCTACTGGTTCAAATGACCGTATGCTTTACAACACTGATCACCAGTTGGGAGGTGGTTTCAGGTCAAATCTTCACCAAAATACATCTGGGATGACCAATATTCCTCTAAATGCTGGTGTAGGGATGGGCGGGAACAATGTACACCTTGCTACTGGGGCCAGGAGTTCTGAAGGGGTCCTCAGTTCTACGAATTTTTCAACTTTATCCCAACCCTTACAGCAGCCTGTCGATCAGTTGAAGGTGTCACATGTGAACA GATACTCAATGAGCAACGCTAATACTTTTGCGTCTGGGGATCTCTACGGAGTTATAACATCATCTGGCTCAATGGAAACTCCTGTGGATATGAATTCAGTGAGCGTAAATCCTATGCGGAGAGTTGATGCTTCCTTCGGTAGTAACCAGTCAAGCCTGCAAGTAGTGGAAAACAATCCATTGCTAAAATCTCAACCATATCATCAGTTCGAGAATGGGAATTTCCAATCTTCTTCCAATTCCAAAGAAAATTTGGCTCAGGTGAGTCATCGACCATTAGAACATCAATTCAACCAACAAGCTCATCATGCTCAATACCAGCAACAAGAGCACTTAATGAACAATGAAGCTTATCGTCAATCTCAGCTAGATTCAAATTTAGTTAGTCAAGTTAAGCATGAACCTCGCGTGGAATACTACAATGAAGCTTTTCAGATGCAGGCTATAAACAAAGTAGAACCATCCACGCTGCAAAACCAGTACAAGCAGAACGCTGTCAAAGACGAGTATGTTGGTGCTCAGAGTGCACCGGTTTGTAGTAGCCAGCTAAAGATTTCTCCATCATTTCCACCACGAACTCAACAGACGCCGCAGATGTCACAATGGAAAGATTTGAGCAACCTCTCAGCTGGAGTGCAGCCAGTATCAGGTTTGGGTCAGTGGCATTCATCTTCGCAGAACGTGAcccatatatcaaaaaattctAGTGAAGAGAGAGAACGTTTTGGGGTAAGATTTCCTATGCAGCATGAAGGAACTAATAATAGTTCGTTTGTAAGAGAGTCTACAAACTGCCAGAATGTTGCTCCTAAAGGCACCTTGGAGGCTCCACATCTCCTAGAAGGAAGCAACGCCTTGAGTAAACAGCTGAATGGAGATAGTGGTCTAAGTTACAAAAATCAGAGGCGGTGGCTTTTGTTCCTGCTACATGTACGAAAATGCAATGCTGCAGAAGATAACTGTGAAAGCAAGTATTGTTTTACTACCAAAACGCTACTGAAACATATCAATGACTGCAAGTCCCCTGCTTGCGCATATCAATTTTGTCTTCAAACCCGAAAATTGATTCATCATTACAAGCACTGCAGGGATGAAGCATGCCCAGTCTGTGTTTTTGTCAAAAGCTTCaaggagaaacaaaaagaaaaatttacgTTCCTCCAAAGAGCTGAGCCTACCCCAGCTAGTTCAAACCATGGACCCAAGGAATCTTTTGAGTCTATGCGTACTTCTAATGGAAGAGACTCTAAAGCTGCGtttgttgttgatgatttgCAACCTGCTCCGAAGCGCCTGAAAGTAGAGAAACCCTCCCAATTTGCTTATCATGACACACAGAGCATCCCAGCGACAATGTCTGCTGGTGTAAGTGAAGGTCATTTTTCAATGGGTTCGCAAGAGAAGGATAGGCTACAAAGTGATGTTAGTAAAACGGTCAGAACAAATGTGCCTATGAATGCAGATAGTTCTGATTCTTCAAGGAGGCTTGTTCCAGTTTCACGTGAGCTGGAAAAGCCTGTTTGCAACGATACTCCCATGGGAAGACGTGGTGGTGGTGACTCTGCACTAGATGTTAAAAATGTTTTCTCAGAGCAAGAAAAACCAAAGCGTACAAACGAAATAAGCGCACCCAAAGAAGAGAAAGCGGAACAGTCTGTGGGTGTTGTATCTGTGTCTAATAACGggaaatcaaagatcaaaggaGTCTCACTGATTGAGCTGTTCACTCCAGAGCAAGTAGAGGAGCATATCCGTGGTCTTCGTCAGTGGGTAGGCCAG aGTAAAACCAAggcagaaaaaaataaagcaatgGGACTCTCCATGTCTGAGAACTCTTGCCAGTTATGTGCTGTTGAGAGGCTTGCATTTGAGCCAACACCTATTTACTGCACACCTTGTGGTGCACGTGTCAAGAGAAATGCTATGCACTATACGGTTGTGGTTGGTGAGTCACGGCATTATGTCTGCATTCCTTGTTACAACGAAGCGCGTGCAAACACTGTTTCTGTTGATGGAACTTCTGTGCCGAAGTCAaggtttgagaagaagaaaaatgatgaagagGTTGAAGAATCG TGGGTGCAGTGTGATAAATGTCAAGCATGGCAGCATCAAATCTGTGCTTTGTTCAACGGCCGTAGGAATCATGGGCAAGCAGAGTACACTTGCCCTAATTGCTATATACAAGAAGTGGAACAAGGAGAAAGGAAACCAGTATCGCAAAGTGTTATTCTGGGAGCAAATAGCTTGCCAGCCAGTACTCTTAGCAACCATTTAGAACAGCGGTTGTTCAAGAAATTGAAGCAGGAAAGACAGGAGAGGGCTAGACTTCAAGGAAAAAGCTATGAGGAG GTCCCCGGAGCCGACTCGCTTATTATCAGAGTTGTGGCATCTGTCGACAAAATACTAGAAGTAAAGCCACGTTTCCTTGACATTTTTCGAGAAGATAATTACTCATCAGAATTCCCTTATAAGTCTAAG gcCGTTCTGTTGTTTCAAAAGATTGAAGGTGTTGAAGTATGCTTATTTGGCATGTACGTCCAGGAATTTGGAACAGATTCTGCGTCTCCCAATCAACGACGGGTATACCTTTCCTATCTGGACTCAGTTAAGTACTTCAGACCTGACGTTAAAACAGTGTCTGGAGAAGCCCTCCGTACGTTCGTATACCATGAAATTCTG ATTGGTTACCTTGATTACTGTAAGAAACGTGGGTTTTCAAGCTGCTATATATGGGCATGCCCTCCTCTTAAGGGTGAAGATTATATTCTATATTGCCATCCTGAAATTCAGAAAACGCCAAAGACTGACAAACTTAGGGAATG GTATTTAGCAATGCTAAAGAAAGCTTCCAAGGAAAAAGTGGTCGTTGAGTGTACAAACTTCTATGACCATTTTTTCGTCCAGTCTGGTGAATGTAGAGCTAAGGTAACAGCAGCAAGGTTGCCATATTTTGATGGCGACTACTGGCCAGGTGCCGCTGAGGATTTAATAGATCAAATGAGCCAAGAAGAGGATGGCAAAAGGTCTAATCGAAAATTAATGCCCAAAAAGGTCATATCGAAAAGAGCTCTAAAAGCAGTAGGTCAGTTGGACCTTTCTGTTAATGCCTCGAAGGATCTCCTGCTGATGCATAAA CTGGGTGAGATCATTCTCCCAATGAAGGAAGATTTCATCATGGTTCATTTGCAACATTGTTGCAAACATTGTTGCACTCTCATGGTGTCTGGAAATCGTTGGATGTGCAACCAGTGTAAAAATTTCCAGATTTGTGACAA GTGTCATGAAGTGGAAGAGAACCGTGTGGAAAAGGAGAAACATCCCGTCAATCAGAAGGAGAAGCATGCACTATATCCT GTTACCATTGATGACGTTCCTACTGTAATTAAGGACAATGATGACATCCTCGAGAGCGAATTCTTTGATACTAGGCAAGCTTTTCTGAGTCTTTGCCAAGGTAATCACTATCAGTATGACACACTAAGGCGGGCAAAACACTCTTCTATGATGATTCTCTATCATCTTCACAATCCAACCGTCCCTGCATTTGCAACGGCATGTGTCATCTGCCAGCAAGAACTTGAAACTGCTCAAGGTTGGCGTTGCGAAGTTTGCCCTGACTATGATGTTTGCAATGCTTGCTACTCAAAAGGCATCAACCATCCACATAGCCTCATTAGCCGTCCATCTGCGACAGATTCTGTTgtacaaaacacacaaaccaatcAAATTCAGGCTGCCCAG TTGAGAGAGCTGTTGCTACACGTGATGACATGCGTTAGTGGCCAGTGCCAGTATCCAAGGTGTCGCATGACTAAGCTTCTCGTCAGGCATGGTCTTGCATGCAAGACCAGAGGTTGCCCACATTGTAAGAAAATGTGGGGCCTCTTCCGACTGCATGCCCGAAACTGCAGAGATCCCCAATGCAAAGTAGCCAAATGCAA AGAATTGAGAGCTCATTTTAGTAGAAAGCAGCAACAAGCAGATTCAAGACGCAGAGCAGCGGTGATGGAGATGGTGCGGCAGAGAGCTGCTGATGCAACAGCCCCCACTCCTGACTGA